Proteins from a single region of Chloroherpeton thalassium ATCC 35110:
- a CDS encoding tetratricopeptide repeat protein has protein sequence MPSNVCPVPFIIEPPDDLLSKYPEIKRNGNTLAMNYAFNRLVEEKDLKIVGEQLWQALDLNEAFAAACAAAGRQILPLVVRSAQPALLQLPWETLYHPEHGFLGLHPAFTLSRNFGRPAPDGEHSPPTAGPLRILLFTSLPDNVDQENSRLDVEREQAEVQAALMPWILDGTAKLEMPDDGRLETLKEYLKKFDPHLLFLSGHGKFFGDPHQDKHYAEFVFEDEYGRAEGVHEKELAEAFVGSNVRAVVLSACESGMSASDALNVGLANRLSRFVPHVIGMRESILDEAGIQFARAVADAVATGERLDVALQTARKMITKPLKGRAIFRREGEATDLSELSFGQWCLPMLLTADPALPLLDDWNFVRQAPTARPAAESLQGIVLPPEFSGRRSELRTLKSRLLSGKLRRLLITGPGGQGKTALAGKLARDMQAAGFAVLAWAARPENDWDEFLFDLELSLNEYDAKKYDRVKARYKDDLVKQAHYLLGFLLNRHKGKLLLFFDNLESVQDPESLTLTDANFSAWIEAAQSLGEKGLTLLLTSRWKLPEWSEAEHHALRHPLYGDFLRMVRNEKLPPEFSKERYRLWRLYDTLHGNGRGLTFFASAVRGMTAVEEEAFLNKLAEVSAESQTDMALDTVISHLPAEARTLLERLPAYRTPAPKEGVFVLAPDLPEPAALLSRLTDVSLVEYYDEPTWQCREYQVHPRVTDWLEKNAPQLNIRWLKVAARYRRYLFDWERPTLNQAFIVHAALQRAEQTDEADRFALDYIVGKLNLAGLYRTLLSDWLPPICQSEDNFTRAEALGQTGKQNLHIGDYDTALKYLQQSLQIRQDIGDKQGEGTTLNNISLIYQARGDYETALKYLQQSLQIRQDIGNKEGEGTTLNNISLIYDARGDYETALKYLEQSLQICQDIGDKKGEGATLNNLATTSYARGDYDTALKYLQQSLQIKSEPAGEASVSALKYLQQSLQIQQDIGDKQGEGKTLNNISQIYDARGDYDTALKYLQQSLQISQDIGDKQGEGATLNNLATTSYARGDYDTALKYLQQSLQICQDIGDKQVEGTTLNNISQIYQARGDYDTSLKYLQQSLQISQDIGDASGVCNSLFNMGHIHWQNGEQQEAVSAWVTVYKLAKKINLAEALNALAGLAEQLGLTGGLQAWEELAKKMDEGASGENGD, from the coding sequence ATGCCGTCAAATGTTTGTCCCGTCCCGTTTATCATCGAACCGCCGGATGATTTACTCAGCAAATATCCTGAGATAAAGCGAAACGGCAATACGCTGGCGATGAACTACGCCTTCAACCGATTGGTTGAAGAAAAGGATTTGAAAATCGTGGGCGAGCAGTTATGGCAGGCGTTGGATTTGAACGAGGCCTTCGCTGCCGCTTGCGCCGCAGCCGGGCGACAAATTTTGCCGCTCGTCGTTCGCAGCGCCCAGCCCGCCCTTTTGCAACTTCCGTGGGAAACGCTCTATCATCCCGAACATGGTTTTTTAGGCCTCCATCCGGCTTTTACCCTCAGTCGGAATTTCGGGCGACCGGCGCCCGACGGCGAGCACTCCCCGCCGACCGCCGGCCCGCTGCGCATTCTTCTTTTCACGAGCCTGCCGGATAATGTGGATCAGGAAAACTCACGCTTGGACGTTGAACGCGAGCAGGCCGAAGTTCAAGCCGCCCTCATGCCGTGGATTCTCGACGGCACGGCAAAATTGGAAATGCCGGACGACGGCAGGCTGGAAACTTTGAAAGAATACCTTAAAAAATTTGATCCCCATCTGCTGTTTTTAAGCGGTCACGGAAAATTTTTCGGCGACCCCCATCAGGATAAGCATTATGCCGAATTTGTTTTTGAAGATGAATACGGACGCGCCGAGGGGGTTCATGAAAAAGAGTTGGCCGAGGCGTTCGTCGGCAGCAATGTCAGGGCGGTGGTTCTTTCGGCTTGTGAGTCGGGCATGTCCGCTTCCGATGCGCTCAATGTGGGTTTGGCCAACCGTTTGAGCCGATTTGTGCCGCATGTGATCGGCATGAGGGAAAGCATTCTGGATGAGGCAGGCATTCAATTTGCCCGCGCCGTTGCCGACGCCGTCGCTACGGGGGAGCGCTTGGATGTCGCCCTGCAAACCGCCCGAAAAATGATTACCAAACCGCTGAAAGGACGCGCTATATTTCGGCGCGAAGGGGAGGCGACTGACCTTTCCGAACTGAGCTTCGGCCAATGGTGCTTGCCGATGCTCCTGACTGCCGACCCGGCATTGCCGTTATTAGATGATTGGAATTTTGTACGCCAAGCCCCGACCGCTCGACCTGCCGCCGAAAGCTTGCAGGGCATTGTGCTTCCGCCTGAATTTTCGGGTCGGCGAAGCGAATTACGCACGTTGAAATCCCGACTGCTCAGTGGGAAGCTTCGCCGATTATTGATTACCGGACCGGGCGGGCAAGGCAAAACGGCGCTTGCCGGAAAATTGGCGCGTGATATGCAGGCTGCGGGCTTTGCCGTTCTGGCCTGGGCCGCGCGACCCGAAAACGATTGGGATGAGTTTCTTTTTGACTTGGAACTGAGCCTGAATGAATATGATGCAAAAAAATACGACCGTGTAAAGGCGCGCTATAAAGACGACCTTGTTAAACAAGCGCACTATTTACTCGGTTTTTTGTTGAACCGGCATAAGGGCAAGCTTTTGCTTTTTTTTGACAACTTGGAAAGCGTGCAAGACCCGGAGAGCCTTACCTTGACCGATGCCAATTTTTCCGCTTGGATTGAAGCCGCGCAAAGCCTCGGCGAAAAAGGCCTGACGCTGCTTTTAACCTCTCGCTGGAAACTGCCCGAGTGGTCGGAGGCAGAGCATCATGCGTTACGGCATCCCCTCTACGGAGACTTTTTGCGGATGGTTCGAAACGAAAAACTTCCGCCGGAATTTTCAAAAGAACGATACCGGCTCTGGCGCTTGTACGATACGCTTCACGGGAACGGGCGCGGCTTGACCTTTTTTGCCTCCGCCGTTCGCGGCATGACGGCGGTTGAAGAAGAGGCGTTCTTAAACAAATTGGCCGAAGTTTCCGCCGAAAGTCAAACGGATATGGCTTTGGACACCGTGATTTCCCACCTGCCCGCCGAAGCGCGTACCTTGCTGGAGCGCCTGCCCGCTTACCGCACACCCGCGCCGAAAGAGGGCGTTTTTGTGCTTGCGCCCGACCTGCCCGAGCCTGCTGCGCTTTTGAGCCGACTGACCGACGTTTCGCTGGTGGAATATTATGATGAACCGACTTGGCAATGCCGTGAATATCAGGTTCATCCCCGCGTTACGGATTGGCTTGAAAAAAACGCGCCGCAATTAAACATTCGGTGGTTGAAAGTTGCCGCCCGTTACCGGCGCTACCTTTTTGATTGGGAAAGGCCAACGCTTAACCAAGCCTTCATCGTACATGCCGCCCTTCAAAGAGCCGAGCAAACCGACGAAGCCGACCGGTTCGCTTTGGATTATATTGTAGGGAAACTCAATTTGGCCGGCTTATACCGAACCCTGCTCAGCGACTGGCTACCTCCGATTTGTCAATCCGAGGATAATTTCACTCGCGCCGAAGCCTTGGGGCAAACCGGTAAACAAAACTTGCACATCGGCGACTACGATACCGCCCTCAAATACCTTCAGCAATCGCTTCAAATCCGTCAAGACATTGGCGACAAACAGGGCGAAGGCACCACACTGAATAATATCTCACTAATTTATCAAGCCCGAGGCGACTACGAAACCGCCCTCAAATACCTTCAGCAATCGCTTCAAATCCGTCAAGACATCGGCAACAAAGAGGGCGAAGGCACCACACTGAATAATATTTCACTAATTTATGACGCCCGAGGCGACTACGAAACCGCCCTCAAATACCTTGAGCAATCGCTTCAAATCTGTCAAGACATCGGCGACAAAAAGGGCGAAGGAGCCACACTGAATAATTTGGCCACAACTTCTTACGCCCGTGGCGACTACGATACCGCGCTCAAATACCTTCAGCAATCGCTTCAAATAAAATCTGAGCCTGCTGGCGAGGCCTCCGTCAGCGCCCTCAAATACCTTCAGCAATCGCTGCAAATCCAACAAGACATCGGAGACAAACAGGGCGAAGGCAAGACACTGAATAATATCTCACAAATTTATGACGCCCGAGGCGACTACGATACCGCCCTCAAATACCTTCAGCAATCGCTACAAATCAGTCAAGACATCGGCGACAAACAGGGCGAAGGCGCCACACTAAATAATTTGGCCACAACTTCTTACGCCCGTGGCGACTACGATACCGCCCTCAAATACCTTCAGCAATCGCTGCAAATCTGTCAAGACATCGGCGACAAACAGGTCGAAGGCACCACACTGAATAATATCTCACAAATTTATCAAGCCCGAGGCGACTACGATACCTCCCTCAAATACCTTCAGCAATCGCTTCAAATCAGTCAAGACATCGGAGATGCCTCCGGCGTTTGCAATAGCTTGTTTAACATGGGACATATTCATTGGCAAAACGGAGAACAACAAGAAGCCGTTAGCGCCTGGGTTACGGTTTATAAGCTCGCTAAAAAGATAAACTTGGCCGAAGCGTTGAACGCCCTTGCCGGTTTGGCGGAGCAGCTTGGCCTCACTGGCGGTCTGCAAGCGTGGGAAGAACTTGCAAAAAAAATGGATGAGGGCGCGTCGGGAGAAAACGGCGATTGA
- a CDS encoding acyltransferase, with amino-acid sequence MSGLKSLLDGKPWLKNTVHRLLIPKGQARPRWTTRVFINPWVHRRGRGAKVAGSARLDLFPFNRFELGAGSTVEDFVTLNNGVGDLCIGDNTRIGISNVLIAPVRIGNNCILAQNIVISGLNHGYENPDLPIKDQPVSKKEIVIEDDCWIGANVSIAAGVTVGKHAVVGAGSVVTKSVPPFHIAVGNPAKVIKKYDFAEKKWVKV; translated from the coding sequence ATGAGCGGCCTGAAATCGCTGTTGGACGGCAAGCCGTGGCTAAAAAATACGGTGCATCGGCTTTTGATTCCGAAAGGGCAGGCGCGTCCGCGCTGGACGACGCGCGTGTTCATCAACCCGTGGGTGCATCGGCGCGGCAGGGGCGCGAAGGTGGCCGGTTCGGCGCGGCTGGACTTGTTTCCGTTCAACCGCTTTGAGCTTGGCGCGGGCAGCACGGTGGAAGATTTCGTGACGCTCAACAACGGCGTCGGCGATTTGTGCATCGGCGACAACACGCGCATCGGCATTTCCAACGTGCTGATTGCGCCGGTTCGCATCGGCAATAACTGCATTTTGGCGCAAAACATCGTCATCTCGGGACTGAATCACGGCTACGAAAATCCCGACCTGCCCATCAAAGACCAGCCCGTGAGCAAAAAGGAAATCGTCATCGAAGACGATTGTTGGATCGGCGCAAATGTGAGCATCGCGGCGGGCGTGACCGTCGGCAAACACGCGGTCGTCGGCGCAGGCAGCGTGGTGACGAAATCCGTGCCGCCGTTTCACATCGCCGTCGGCAATCCGGCCAAAGTGATCAAGAAATACGATTTTGCGGAAAAAAAATGGGTGAAGGTGTAA